A window of the Lactuca sativa cultivar Salinas chromosome 5, Lsat_Salinas_v11, whole genome shotgun sequence genome harbors these coding sequences:
- the LOC111906538 gene encoding long chain base biosynthesis protein 2a has protein sequence MITIPYITALTTYFSYGLLFAFGQLRDFFRNIVDWWKASNLQGYAPICLGLEDFYIRRLYLRIQDCFGRPISSPPDAWFDVVERVSNDNNKTLKRTKKVSRCLNLGSYNYLGFAAADEYCTPRVIESLKKYFASTCSSRVDGGTTALHAELEEVVADFVGKPASLVTGMGYVTNSAILPVLIGKGGLIISDSLNHNSIVNGARGSGATIRVFQHNTPSHLEKVLREHIADGQPRTHRPWKKIIVVVEGIYSMEGEICKLPEIVSICKKYKAYVYLDEAHSIGAVGKTGRGVCELLGVDTADVDVMMGTFTKSFGSCGGYIAGSKELIQYLKYTCPAHLYATSISPPAAQQIISSIKVILGKDGSSRGAQKLAQIRENSNYFRSELQKMGFEVLGDNDSPVMPIMLYNPAKIPAFSRECLKRNVAVVTVAFPATPLLLARARICISAAHTREDMIKALEVISRVGDMVGIKYFPAEPKKAQLEQGRTKVE, from the exons ATGATTACGATTCCGTATATAACTGCCTTGACAACCTACTTCAGCTACGGATTGCTCTTCGCTTTTGGTCAATTGCGCGATTTCTTCCGTAATATCGTTGACTGGTGGAAAGCTAGCAATCTTCAG GGATATGCACCGATCTGCTTAGGGCTAGAAGATTTCTATATTCGCCGCCTCTATCTTCGTATTCAG GATTGTTTTGGACGACCTATATCAAGCCCCCCTGATGCTTGGTTTGATGTGGTGGAGCGTGTTTCCAATGATAATAACAAGACACTCAA GCGAACTAAAAAAGTTAGCAGGTGTCTTAATTTGGGATCATACAACTACCTTGGATTTGCTGCTGCAGATGAATATTGCACCCCTCGTGTAATCGAGTCTTTGAAGAAATACTTTGCAAGCACATGCAGTAGTCGTGTTGATGGAG GCACAACAGCACTGCATGCtgaattggaggaggtggtggctgaTTTTGTTGGAAAACCAGCTTCTTTAGTTACTGGCATGGGTTATGTCACTAACTCTGCTATCCTTCCTGTCTTGATTGGAAAA GGAGGGTTAATAATTAGTGATTCTTTAAACCATAACTCTATTGTAAATGGTGCTCGAGGTTCAGGTGCTACAATTAGGGTATTTCAGCATAACA caCCTTCTCATTTGGAGAAAGTCTTGAGAGAACACATTGCTGATGGACAACCAAGAACACATAGACCTTGGAAGAAAATCATTGTTGTGGTTGAGGGAATATACAGCATGGAAGGCGAAATTTGCAAGCTTCCGGAAATTGTTTCCATTTGCAAAAAATACAAG gCGTACGTGTATTTGGATGAGGCTCACAGTATTGGAGCAGTTGGGAAAACAGGAAGAGGGGTGTGTGAGCTTTTAGGTGTGGATACTGCTGACGTGGATGTTATGATGGGAACTTTTACAAAATCGTTCGGATCATGTGGTGGTTATATAGCAGGATCAAAG GAACTCATTCAATATTTAAAATATACCTGTCCTGCTCATTTATATGCGACATCCATATCACCTCCTGCTGCTCAACAAATTATATCTTCCATTAAGGTTATTCTTGGAAAGGATGGCTCTAGTCGAG GTGCTCAGAAGCTTGCTCAAATTCGTGAGAACAGCAACTATTTTAGATCAGAATTGCAGAAAATGGGGTTTGAGGTTTTAGGGGATAACGATTCGCCTGTAATGCCTATAATGCTCTATAATCCTGCAAAAATCCCTGCCTTTTCAAGGGAGTGTCTTAAACGGAAT GTGGCGGTTGTTACTGTTGCATTTCCAGCGACTCCTCTACTGTTAGCTAGGGCACGTATATGCATTTCTGCTGCTCATACACGGGAAGACATGATCAAAGCCTTAGAG GTTATAAGTAGAGTGGGTGACATGGTGGGCATAAAATATTTTCCAGCGGAACCCAAGAAGGCGCAACTTGAACAAGGCAGAACGAAAGTGGAGTAA
- the LOC111906547 gene encoding probable serine/threonine-protein kinase At1g54610: MGCVLGKRATPDHRPKSRSGEESLAKQNVKQVVSSGVRGNRKDGSVERIRQSIGEVPAPDRHRPRPEYTLKTSQGWPSWLCDVAGEAIKDWTPRRANTFEKLDKIGQGTYSNVYKARDLITGKIVALKKVRFDNLEPESVKFMAREILILKKLNHPNIIKLEGLVTSRMSCSLYLVFEYMEHDLSGLSAVQGVKFTEPQVKCYMKQLLSGLEHCHKNGVLHRDIKGSNLLIDNDGILKIADFGLASFFNPQNKQPMTSRVVTLWYRPPELLLGASYYGVSVDLWSAGCILAELLAGKPILPGRTEVEQLHKIFKLCGSPSDEYWKKYRLPNATLFKPQHPYRRCTIETFKDFPPSSLPLLETLLAIDPKDRGTATSALNSNFFNTEPYACEPSELPKYPPSKEIDVKLRDEEARRQRGLSSKSHAVDGNRRTRTRDRVSRAVPAPEANAEIQSNLDKRRVVTEANAKSKSEKFPPPHQDAAVGYPSNNGGPASFCTNDDNSFGSSRSVKEPGSMGGSSRQKKGKKERVSHNFIRTFLPSLSMDLGFRSKESVSEVFGRR, encoded by the exons ATGGGATGTGTGCTCGGTAAGAGAGCCACTCCAGATCATCGCCCGAAGTCCCGGAGTGGGGAAGAATCCTTAGCTAAGCAAAACGTCAAACAGGTGGTGTCCAGTGGAGTTAGGGGTAATAGAAAGGATGGATCAGTTGAGAGAATCAGGCAATCCATCGGGGAAGTTCCGGCGCCGGACCGCCACAGACCGAGGCCAGAGTATACCTTGAAAACCTCTCAGGGATGGCCGTCGTGGCTGTGCGACGTTGCTGGCGAAGCCATCAAAGATTGGACACCTCGTCGTGCAAATACCTTCGAGAAACTCGATAAG ATTGGGCAAGGGACCTATAGCAATGTATATAAAGCGAGGGATTTGATAACAGGGAAGATAGTTGCTTTGAAGAAAGTTAGATTTGATAATTTAGAGCCAGAAAGTGTGAAGTTCATGGCAAGAGAGATTCTTATACTGAAGAAGCTAAATCATCCTAATATTATTAAGCTTGAAGGATTGGTGACATCAAGAATGTCTTGTAGTCTCTACCTTGTGTTTGAATACATGGAACATGATCTCTCTGGTCTTTCTGCTGTCCAAGGTGTCAAGTTTACAGAGCCACAG GTGAAGTGCTATATGAAGCAACTACTTTCTGGGCTTGAGCATTGCCACAAGAACGGTGTGCTACACCGTGATATCAAGGGCTCAAATTTACTTATTGACAATGATGGGATTCTGAAGATTGCTGATTTTGGATTGGCTTCTTTCTTTAATCCACAAAATAAGCAACCAATGACAAGTCGTGTTGTTACCCTTTGGTATAGACCCCCTGAGCTTCTTCTTGGTGCCTCTTATTATGGTGTCAGTGTTGACCTTTGGAGTGCTGGCTGCATTTTGGCTGAGCTTCTTGCTGGGAAACCCATATTGCCAGGAAGGACAGAG GTTGAACAACTACACAAGATTTTTAAATTATGTGGCTCTCCATCAGATGAATATTGGAAGAAATACCGATTACCAAATGCAACACTTTTCAAGCCACAACATCCTTACAGGCGTTGTACAATAGAAACATTCAAGGACTTTCCACCTTCTTCTCTACCTTTACTAGAAACTCTTCTTGCAATCGATCCCAAGGACAGAGGCACTGCCACTTCCGCCCTCAATAGCAAT TTCTTCAACACCGAACCTTATGCTTGTGAACCATctgaattaccaaaataccctccaaGCAAAGAAATAGATGTCAAATTGAGGGACGAGGAAGCTAGAAG GCAAAGAGGTTTAAGCAGTAAATCTCATGCTGTGGATGGAAATAGAAGAACAAGGACACGTGACAGGGTTAGCCGTGCAGTTCCAGCTCCAGAAGCCAATGCAGAAATCCAATCAAATTTAGAT AAAAGGAGAGTTGTGACAGAAGCAAATGCAAAAAGCAAGAGTGAAAAATTCCCACCTCCCCATCAAGATGCAGCTGTGGGGTACCCTTCAAATAATGGTGGGCCCGCGTCTTTCTGCACAAATGATGACAATTCATTTGGGTCTTCAAGATCCGTCAAAGAACCCGGGTCCATGGGCGGGTCGTCAAGGCAAAAAAAGGGGAAGAAAGAACGTGTGTCACATAACTTCATTCGAACATTCCTTCCAAGCCTATCGATGGATTTAGGATTCCGGAGTAAAGAATCCGTTTCCGAGGTTTTTGGCAGAAGGTAG